The following are from one region of the Salmo trutta chromosome 22, fSalTru1.1, whole genome shotgun sequence genome:
- the LOC115158539 gene encoding uncharacterized protein LOC115158539 isoform X2: MDDVVKNKLKSNARIYSNALERIVQKYSKLHDNGTEVNLEDITPQEVRVCMVKSELELSKLGLSKNDVDLAELSLGDVSEIHRPQNTNGDFQMDISYHQDDPNDDCVDEGAVTVNNNDSVMQQAAENSHLVDNSKLNGTRSSLWGAPEELERSLSSQSRTLLDLYPWMVSQVGEAWQRQHMSNVAVGVLRRYHRLRWFSNRNLNNRTFNIRPAHRKTTLNNGQSFLQKSQNTILNTKVNLQEWPAERLSHRKGTDSGNGQPPHPVLVMDFSARPPSAGSSPASSPLSAPSSADSSPPSSAASPPPSSVASLPSSLSSADSSLQESSEPEEPPLNQTFMVAMPSSPSPRVRHTTLVFSPARSEDTFTAGGLSSPSLRKCALPTLPHQRFFTAVCPVVSMEMSSDYRSPVAPSPNRARLLIWDGQRAASNAHHRSPKSGFAGYHQRNTVEPRSSPVSSPSSLNRPLSPRKPHQLKLQSSRSSSDHESGAGQPRLRRHYSLDSFSPSVSLLRNSAKQIDKDFQKLYHKLVCQGKSSSCRMCERRAETTRGTSSSALAALALSPHHSVMRKRRRELVQEQSPESKCFRDSSFVYSPGSLRQRVEMFRCQNRSDSHLSSTHWDISCDSHNWSPRKASLAHTHHSPHHQHHSSDAAVRKAEGSWSGLHVDQHSPAWREKYSRFVGIHQGKSIVKAECQCGGSPSFSRRQLLYN, encoded by the exons ATGGATGACGTTGTCAAAAATAAGCTCAAGAGCAATGCCAGGATTTACAGTAACGCTTTGGAACGAATAGTTCAAAAG TATTCAAAGCTGCATGACAATGGGACTGAGGTGAACCTGGAGGACATAACACCCCAAG AGGTGAGAGTATGCATGGTCAAGTCAGAGTTGGAGCTATCAAAGCTGGGATTGTCAAAG AATGACGTTGACCTAGCAGAGCTGTCACTAGGAG ATGTTTCTGAAATACACAGGCCACAGAACACCAATGGAGACTTCCAG ATGGACATCTCATACCACCAGGATGATCCCAACGATGATTGTGTAGATGAGGGTGCTGTCACTGTCAACAATAATGATTCTGTTATGCAGCAGGCTGCAGAGAACAGCCACT TGGTGGATAATTCCAAACTGAATGGGACTAGGAGTAGCCTGTGGGGTGCGCCAGAGGAGCTGGAGCGCTCTCTGAGCAGTCAAAGTCGCACTCTACTGGATCTGTATCCCTGGATGGTCAGCCAGGTAGGAGAGGCCTGGCAGCGCCAACATATGTCCAACGTGGCTGTAGGGGTTTTGAGGAGGTACCACAGGCTCAGGTGGTTCTCTAACAGAAACCTCAATAACCGCACCTTCAACATCAGACCTGCTCACAGAAAGACTACCCTCAACAATGGCCAATCCTTCCTCCAAAAATCTCAGAACACCATACTGAAT ACCAAGGTCAACCTCCAGGAGTGGCCAGCAGAGAGGCTGTCCCACAGGAAGGGTACAGATTCAGGGAACGGACAACCGCCCCACCCTGTTCTAGTGATGGACTTCTCCGCTCGCCCCCCCTCTGCAGGCTCCAGTcctgcctcctcccctctctctgctccctcctctgcagactcctctcctccctcctctgcagcctcccctcctccctcctctgtagcctcccttccctcttctctctcctctgcagACTCCTCCCTACAGGAGAGCTCTGAGCCAGAGGAGCCCCCCTTAAACCAAACCTTCATGGTGGCCATGCCCTCTTCCCCATCCCCCAGGGTTAGACATACTACCCTGGTCTTCAGTCCTGCCAGATCTGAAGACACCTTCACAGCAGGAGGGTTGAGCAGTCCATCTCTAAGGAAGTGTGCCCTCCCCACACTTCCCCATCAGAGGTTTTTCACAGCGGTGTGCCCTGTGGTCAGTATGGAGATGTCTTCAGACTACCGCTCCCCAGTAGCACCGAGTCCCAACAGAGCCAGACTGCTGATCTGGGACGGCCAGCGTGCAGCATCTAACGCCCACCACAGAAGCCCCAAGTCTGGCTTTGCTGGATATCATCAAAGAAACACTGTGGAGCCCAGATCTTCCCCTGTgtcttcaccctcctctcttaATAGGCCTCTGTCACCCAGGAAGCCCCACCAGCTGAAACTCCAATCGTCTAGATCATCATCTGATCATGAGTCTGGGGCAGGCCAGCCAAGGCTCCGGCGACACTATTCCCTGGATTCCTTCTCCCCATCTGTCAGTCTCTTACGAAACTCTGCTAAACAGATTGACAAGGACTTCCAGAAGCTCTACCACAAGCTTGTCTGTCAGGGCAAATCCTCCTCCTGCCGTATGtgtgagaggagagcagagaccaCCAGAGGAACCTCCTCCTCTGCTCTGGCCGCCCTGGCCCTGTCTCCTCACCACTCTGTCATGAGGAAGCGTCGCAGGGAGCTGGTCCAAGAACAGTCCCCAGAGTCCAAATGTTTCAGGGATAGCTCCTTTGTGTACTCCCCAGGATCCCTCCGCCAGAGGGTAGAAATGTTCAGGTGCCAGAACCGCTCAGACAGCCATTTGTCCTCCACCCATTGGGACATCTCCTGCGACTCCCACAACTGGAGCCCCCGCAAGGCCAGTCTGGCTCATACCCACCACAGCCCCCATCACCAACATCACTCATCAGATGCAGCCGTCAGGAAAGCTGAAGGCTCCTGGTCCGGCCTGCACGTTGATCAGCACTCTCCTGCTTGG agagagaaatacagccgATTTGTTGGAATTCATCAAG GAAAGTCAATTGTCAAGGCAGAGTGCCAATGTGGAGGTTCGCCAAG TTTCTCTAGGAGACAGCTTCTGTATAATTGA
- the LOC115158539 gene encoding uncharacterized protein LOC115158539 isoform X1, protein MDDVVKNKLKSNARIYSNALERIVQKYSKLHDNGTEVNLEDITPQEVRVCMVKSELELSKLGLSKNDVDLAELSLGDVSEIHRPQNTNGDFQMDISYHQDDPNDDCVDEGAVTVNNNDSVMQQAAENSHLVDNSKLNGTRSSLWGAPEELERSLSSQSRTLLDLYPWMVSQVGEAWQRQHMSNVAVGVLRRYHRLRWFSNRNLNNRTFNIRPAHRKTTLNNGQSFLQKSQNTILNVSNTKSPKFNLKMTTTHTHPPPQTKVNLQEWPAERLSHRKGTDSGNGQPPHPVLVMDFSARPPSAGSSPASSPLSAPSSADSSPPSSAASPPPSSVASLPSSLSSADSSLQESSEPEEPPLNQTFMVAMPSSPSPRVRHTTLVFSPARSEDTFTAGGLSSPSLRKCALPTLPHQRFFTAVCPVVSMEMSSDYRSPVAPSPNRARLLIWDGQRAASNAHHRSPKSGFAGYHQRNTVEPRSSPVSSPSSLNRPLSPRKPHQLKLQSSRSSSDHESGAGQPRLRRHYSLDSFSPSVSLLRNSAKQIDKDFQKLYHKLVCQGKSSSCRMCERRAETTRGTSSSALAALALSPHHSVMRKRRRELVQEQSPESKCFRDSSFVYSPGSLRQRVEMFRCQNRSDSHLSSTHWDISCDSHNWSPRKASLAHTHHSPHHQHHSSDAAVRKAEGSWSGLHVDQHSPAWREKYSRFVGIHQGKSIVKAECQCGGSPSFSRRQLLYN, encoded by the exons ATGGATGACGTTGTCAAAAATAAGCTCAAGAGCAATGCCAGGATTTACAGTAACGCTTTGGAACGAATAGTTCAAAAG TATTCAAAGCTGCATGACAATGGGACTGAGGTGAACCTGGAGGACATAACACCCCAAG AGGTGAGAGTATGCATGGTCAAGTCAGAGTTGGAGCTATCAAAGCTGGGATTGTCAAAG AATGACGTTGACCTAGCAGAGCTGTCACTAGGAG ATGTTTCTGAAATACACAGGCCACAGAACACCAATGGAGACTTCCAG ATGGACATCTCATACCACCAGGATGATCCCAACGATGATTGTGTAGATGAGGGTGCTGTCACTGTCAACAATAATGATTCTGTTATGCAGCAGGCTGCAGAGAACAGCCACT TGGTGGATAATTCCAAACTGAATGGGACTAGGAGTAGCCTGTGGGGTGCGCCAGAGGAGCTGGAGCGCTCTCTGAGCAGTCAAAGTCGCACTCTACTGGATCTGTATCCCTGGATGGTCAGCCAGGTAGGAGAGGCCTGGCAGCGCCAACATATGTCCAACGTGGCTGTAGGGGTTTTGAGGAGGTACCACAGGCTCAGGTGGTTCTCTAACAGAAACCTCAATAACCGCACCTTCAACATCAGACCTGCTCACAGAAAGACTACCCTCAACAATGGCCAATCCTTCCTCCAAAAATCTCAGAACACCATACTGAATGTGAGTAACACCAAGAGTCCAAAGTTTAACCTCAAAATGACAACAACCCACACCCATCCTCCTCCACAGACCAAGGTCAACCTCCAGGAGTGGCCAGCAGAGAGGCTGTCCCACAGGAAGGGTACAGATTCAGGGAACGGACAACCGCCCCACCCTGTTCTAGTGATGGACTTCTCCGCTCGCCCCCCCTCTGCAGGCTCCAGTcctgcctcctcccctctctctgctccctcctctgcagactcctctcctccctcctctgcagcctcccctcctccctcctctgtagcctcccttccctcttctctctcctctgcagACTCCTCCCTACAGGAGAGCTCTGAGCCAGAGGAGCCCCCCTTAAACCAAACCTTCATGGTGGCCATGCCCTCTTCCCCATCCCCCAGGGTTAGACATACTACCCTGGTCTTCAGTCCTGCCAGATCTGAAGACACCTTCACAGCAGGAGGGTTGAGCAGTCCATCTCTAAGGAAGTGTGCCCTCCCCACACTTCCCCATCAGAGGTTTTTCACAGCGGTGTGCCCTGTGGTCAGTATGGAGATGTCTTCAGACTACCGCTCCCCAGTAGCACCGAGTCCCAACAGAGCCAGACTGCTGATCTGGGACGGCCAGCGTGCAGCATCTAACGCCCACCACAGAAGCCCCAAGTCTGGCTTTGCTGGATATCATCAAAGAAACACTGTGGAGCCCAGATCTTCCCCTGTgtcttcaccctcctctcttaATAGGCCTCTGTCACCCAGGAAGCCCCACCAGCTGAAACTCCAATCGTCTAGATCATCATCTGATCATGAGTCTGGGGCAGGCCAGCCAAGGCTCCGGCGACACTATTCCCTGGATTCCTTCTCCCCATCTGTCAGTCTCTTACGAAACTCTGCTAAACAGATTGACAAGGACTTCCAGAAGCTCTACCACAAGCTTGTCTGTCAGGGCAAATCCTCCTCCTGCCGTATGtgtgagaggagagcagagaccaCCAGAGGAACCTCCTCCTCTGCTCTGGCCGCCCTGGCCCTGTCTCCTCACCACTCTGTCATGAGGAAGCGTCGCAGGGAGCTGGTCCAAGAACAGTCCCCAGAGTCCAAATGTTTCAGGGATAGCTCCTTTGTGTACTCCCCAGGATCCCTCCGCCAGAGGGTAGAAATGTTCAGGTGCCAGAACCGCTCAGACAGCCATTTGTCCTCCACCCATTGGGACATCTCCTGCGACTCCCACAACTGGAGCCCCCGCAAGGCCAGTCTGGCTCATACCCACCACAGCCCCCATCACCAACATCACTCATCAGATGCAGCCGTCAGGAAAGCTGAAGGCTCCTGGTCCGGCCTGCACGTTGATCAGCACTCTCCTGCTTGG agagagaaatacagccgATTTGTTGGAATTCATCAAG GAAAGTCAATTGTCAAGGCAGAGTGCCAATGTGGAGGTTCGCCAAG TTTCTCTAGGAGACAGCTTCTGTATAATTGA
- the LOC115158539 gene encoding uncharacterized protein LOC115158539 isoform X3, producing the protein MVKSELELSKLGLSKNDVDLAELSLGDVSEIHRPQNTNGDFQMDISYHQDDPNDDCVDEGAVTVNNNDSVMQQAAENSHLVDNSKLNGTRSSLWGAPEELERSLSSQSRTLLDLYPWMVSQVGEAWQRQHMSNVAVGVLRRYHRLRWFSNRNLNNRTFNIRPAHRKTTLNNGQSFLQKSQNTILNVSNTKSPKFNLKMTTTHTHPPPQTKVNLQEWPAERLSHRKGTDSGNGQPPHPVLVMDFSARPPSAGSSPASSPLSAPSSADSSPPSSAASPPPSSVASLPSSLSSADSSLQESSEPEEPPLNQTFMVAMPSSPSPRVRHTTLVFSPARSEDTFTAGGLSSPSLRKCALPTLPHQRFFTAVCPVVSMEMSSDYRSPVAPSPNRARLLIWDGQRAASNAHHRSPKSGFAGYHQRNTVEPRSSPVSSPSSLNRPLSPRKPHQLKLQSSRSSSDHESGAGQPRLRRHYSLDSFSPSVSLLRNSAKQIDKDFQKLYHKLVCQGKSSSCRMCERRAETTRGTSSSALAALALSPHHSVMRKRRRELVQEQSPESKCFRDSSFVYSPGSLRQRVEMFRCQNRSDSHLSSTHWDISCDSHNWSPRKASLAHTHHSPHHQHHSSDAAVRKAEGSWSGLHVDQHSPAWREKYSRFVGIHQGKSIVKAECQCGGSPSFSRRQLLYN; encoded by the exons ATGGTCAAGTCAGAGTTGGAGCTATCAAAGCTGGGATTGTCAAAG AATGACGTTGACCTAGCAGAGCTGTCACTAGGAG ATGTTTCTGAAATACACAGGCCACAGAACACCAATGGAGACTTCCAG ATGGACATCTCATACCACCAGGATGATCCCAACGATGATTGTGTAGATGAGGGTGCTGTCACTGTCAACAATAATGATTCTGTTATGCAGCAGGCTGCAGAGAACAGCCACT TGGTGGATAATTCCAAACTGAATGGGACTAGGAGTAGCCTGTGGGGTGCGCCAGAGGAGCTGGAGCGCTCTCTGAGCAGTCAAAGTCGCACTCTACTGGATCTGTATCCCTGGATGGTCAGCCAGGTAGGAGAGGCCTGGCAGCGCCAACATATGTCCAACGTGGCTGTAGGGGTTTTGAGGAGGTACCACAGGCTCAGGTGGTTCTCTAACAGAAACCTCAATAACCGCACCTTCAACATCAGACCTGCTCACAGAAAGACTACCCTCAACAATGGCCAATCCTTCCTCCAAAAATCTCAGAACACCATACTGAATGTGAGTAACACCAAGAGTCCAAAGTTTAACCTCAAAATGACAACAACCCACACCCATCCTCCTCCACAGACCAAGGTCAACCTCCAGGAGTGGCCAGCAGAGAGGCTGTCCCACAGGAAGGGTACAGATTCAGGGAACGGACAACCGCCCCACCCTGTTCTAGTGATGGACTTCTCCGCTCGCCCCCCCTCTGCAGGCTCCAGTcctgcctcctcccctctctctgctccctcctctgcagactcctctcctccctcctctgcagcctcccctcctccctcctctgtagcctcccttccctcttctctctcctctgcagACTCCTCCCTACAGGAGAGCTCTGAGCCAGAGGAGCCCCCCTTAAACCAAACCTTCATGGTGGCCATGCCCTCTTCCCCATCCCCCAGGGTTAGACATACTACCCTGGTCTTCAGTCCTGCCAGATCTGAAGACACCTTCACAGCAGGAGGGTTGAGCAGTCCATCTCTAAGGAAGTGTGCCCTCCCCACACTTCCCCATCAGAGGTTTTTCACAGCGGTGTGCCCTGTGGTCAGTATGGAGATGTCTTCAGACTACCGCTCCCCAGTAGCACCGAGTCCCAACAGAGCCAGACTGCTGATCTGGGACGGCCAGCGTGCAGCATCTAACGCCCACCACAGAAGCCCCAAGTCTGGCTTTGCTGGATATCATCAAAGAAACACTGTGGAGCCCAGATCTTCCCCTGTgtcttcaccctcctctcttaATAGGCCTCTGTCACCCAGGAAGCCCCACCAGCTGAAACTCCAATCGTCTAGATCATCATCTGATCATGAGTCTGGGGCAGGCCAGCCAAGGCTCCGGCGACACTATTCCCTGGATTCCTTCTCCCCATCTGTCAGTCTCTTACGAAACTCTGCTAAACAGATTGACAAGGACTTCCAGAAGCTCTACCACAAGCTTGTCTGTCAGGGCAAATCCTCCTCCTGCCGTATGtgtgagaggagagcagagaccaCCAGAGGAACCTCCTCCTCTGCTCTGGCCGCCCTGGCCCTGTCTCCTCACCACTCTGTCATGAGGAAGCGTCGCAGGGAGCTGGTCCAAGAACAGTCCCCAGAGTCCAAATGTTTCAGGGATAGCTCCTTTGTGTACTCCCCAGGATCCCTCCGCCAGAGGGTAGAAATGTTCAGGTGCCAGAACCGCTCAGACAGCCATTTGTCCTCCACCCATTGGGACATCTCCTGCGACTCCCACAACTGGAGCCCCCGCAAGGCCAGTCTGGCTCATACCCACCACAGCCCCCATCACCAACATCACTCATCAGATGCAGCCGTCAGGAAAGCTGAAGGCTCCTGGTCCGGCCTGCACGTTGATCAGCACTCTCCTGCTTGG agagagaaatacagccgATTTGTTGGAATTCATCAAG GAAAGTCAATTGTCAAGGCAGAGTGCCAATGTGGAGGTTCGCCAAG TTTCTCTAGGAGACAGCTTCTGTATAATTGA